In the genome of Candidatus Cloacimonadota bacterium, the window CGTGCAGGGTGATTTGATTGCCGCTTTTCGCCGCCTCGGTGTGAGGCATCCAAATGTGACCGGAGCCGGCAGGACAGACGCCGGAGTGCACGCCCTGGCTCATTTTGCCCATTTCGACTACCGAGGAAAAATGACTCCTCAACAGTTGATTTTGTCTCTCAACACCAAGTTTCAAGGTGATCTGCAAGTGACTGGCATTTGGGAAGTTACAGAAGACTTCCACGCTCGTTACAAAGCCTGTGGACGTGATTACGTCTATCTTTTGGCGCGGGAAAAAACCCCGCTCAATCGGCTTTATACAGGTTTCATGCCGCGCAGCAAAATCAGCCCGGAAGGTCTCAAACGGCTTGGTGAGGTATTGCTCGGCAGCCACGATTTCAGCTCACTGAGCCGGGATAACCCCTTGGTGCCAAATCATATCTGCAATATCACGCGGCTGGACGTGTCCGAAAATCAGGGCATCATTCGCTTCGACATCAGCGCCGACCGATTTTTGCACCACATGGTGCGCCGCATCGTGGGAACCTTGGTGAATCTGGAACACATGGGCATGGACGGCA includes:
- the truA gene encoding tRNA pseudouridine(38-40) synthase TruA, translating into MARFLMRLMFDGTDFRGWQAQCAGRSVQGDLIAAFRRLGVRHPNVTGAGRTDAGVHALAHFAHFDYRGKMTPQQLILSLNTKFQGDLQVTGIWEVTEDFHARYKACGRDYVYLLAREKTPLNRLYTGFMPRSKISPEGLKRLGEVLLGSHDFSSLSRDNPLVPNHICNITRLDVSENQGIIRFDISADRFLHHMVRRIVGTLVNLEHMGMDGSVLETILAEKNPRQRLVTTAPASGLYITGVRYPNLKLDSDITEPNMFFFLR